In one window of Leptospira neocaledonica DNA:
- a CDS encoding NADPH-dependent FMN reductase, with amino-acid sequence MLLEKISTGASLRLGIILASTRKGRFGETVAKWFEEISKQDYRFETDLIDLSEFSLPWDMSKDMDSDLPIFSDRIAEADAFVVITPEYNHGYPAYLKLAIDSLHEEWNAKPLGFVSYGGSSGGLRAVEQLRNVFAELRMTTIRDCVSFHWAHARFHNGRPTEEFRYASSAEKLLNELYWWGNVLKQARMNFPRSVLRS; translated from the coding sequence ATGTTATTAGAAAAGATCAGTACCGGCGCAAGTCTGAGATTAGGAATTATATTAGCTAGTACCAGAAAAGGTAGATTCGGAGAAACAGTTGCAAAATGGTTCGAAGAGATCTCAAAACAAGATTACAGATTTGAAACGGATTTAATCGATCTTTCCGAATTTTCCCTACCTTGGGACATGTCAAAGGATATGGACTCGGATCTTCCCATATTCTCGGATAGAATTGCGGAAGCGGATGCTTTCGTAGTAATTACACCGGAGTATAACCATGGATATCCTGCTTATTTAAAGTTGGCAATTGACTCACTTCATGAAGAATGGAATGCGAAGCCTCTTGGATTTGTTTCCTATGGAGGAAGTTCCGGCGGTTTAAGAGCGGTGGAGCAACTTCGCAACGTATTTGCGGAATTAAGGATGACCACCATTCGAGACTGTGTTAGTTTTCATTGGGCTCATGCCAGGTTCCATAACGGAAGACCCACGGAGGAATTTCGTTACGCTTCTTCGGCTGAGAAATTATTAAATGAATTGTATTGGTGGGGAAACGTTTTGAAACAAGCTAGAATGAATTTCCCACGATCCGTTCTGAGGTCCTAG
- the soxR gene encoding redox-sensitive transcriptional activator SoxR: protein MDKDEFLSIGQVSKRSGVASSALRFYEERGLIRSVRAGSGHRQYPRHVLRRIAFVVFAQRVGLSLDEIAAEIAKLPEDHTPNGQDWSKLSKTWSLRIEEKIAELHRLKNGLSVCIGCGCLSLLTCKLANPQDKLGRYGSGPLRWMGKPKKQT from the coding sequence ATGGATAAGGATGAATTTTTAAGTATAGGACAGGTCTCCAAAAGAAGCGGAGTAGCCTCCTCTGCATTACGTTTTTATGAAGAAAGAGGACTGATCCGCTCCGTAAGAGCAGGTTCGGGTCATAGGCAATATCCCAGACATGTTTTAAGAAGGATCGCATTCGTTGTATTCGCCCAAAGAGTGGGACTCTCCCTGGACGAGATTGCCGCTGAAATAGCAAAACTTCCCGAAGATCATACTCCTAACGGGCAAGACTGGTCCAAACTTTCCAAAACATGGAGTTTACGTATTGAGGAGAAGATAGCGGAACTTCACAGATTAAAAAACGGACTCTCCGTTTGTATAGGTTGCGGCTGCCTTTCTCTTCTCACTTGTAAATTAGCCAACCCACAAGACAAACTAGGAAGATATGGAAGCGGACCTTTACGTTGGATGGGCAAACCTAAAAAACAAACTTAA
- a CDS encoding sensor histidine kinase produces the protein MNTKPKILIVDDRPENLVALETVLKDLNVDLIRALSGNEALKATLHHDFALALLDIQMPEMDGYELASILREEEKTARLPFIFISAVYTDNLNVFKGYEKGAFSFITKPFEPQILRNKVKFFVDKHMQEISLHVLNEDLQKKNEELENANKELDAFCYSVSHDLRGPLRAIEGFAKILQEDYTKDLDDEAKRILGVIVGSTMKMDKLIDSLLLLSRMGKKEITKTIVNVSDLVQHTLYELQADARNGNHRIHVGELLPAMGDSELLTQVFVNLVSNAIKYSSKKEEPIIEIGCKGSEGENTYFVKDNGAGFNMKYQDRLFGVFQRLHDNRDFEGVGIGLAIVQRIIFRHGGKVWAEGEVGEGATFFFTLPQIQEV, from the coding sequence ATGAATACCAAGCCTAAAATATTAATCGTAGACGATCGACCGGAAAACCTGGTGGCCTTGGAAACAGTGTTAAAGGATCTAAATGTGGATCTGATCCGTGCATTGAGCGGTAATGAAGCATTAAAAGCCACCTTGCACCATGATTTTGCTTTGGCATTATTGGATATCCAAATGCCTGAAATGGATGGGTACGAACTCGCAAGTATCTTAAGAGAAGAGGAGAAGACCGCAAGGTTACCTTTTATTTTTATCTCTGCTGTATACACTGATAATCTGAACGTATTTAAAGGGTACGAAAAAGGAGCATTTAGCTTTATCACAAAACCTTTTGAGCCGCAGATACTCCGAAACAAGGTAAAATTTTTCGTAGATAAACATATGCAGGAGATATCTCTTCATGTACTAAATGAGGATCTTCAAAAGAAAAACGAAGAATTGGAAAATGCAAATAAGGAATTGGATGCATTCTGTTATTCGGTTTCTCATGACTTGAGAGGTCCGTTACGCGCAATCGAAGGTTTTGCTAAAATTTTGCAGGAAGATTACACAAAAGATCTGGACGATGAGGCGAAAAGAATCCTAGGAGTGATCGTTGGAAGTACAATGAAGATGGACAAACTGATAGATAGTCTACTTCTACTTTCCAGAATGGGTAAGAAGGAAATTACCAAAACCATAGTAAATGTTTCCGATCTTGTGCAGCATACATTATACGAATTGCAAGCAGATGCTCGAAATGGAAATCATAGGATCCATGTTGGCGAATTATTACCGGCTATGGGAGATTCTGAATTATTAACTCAAGTTTTTGTAAATCTGGTATCCAATGCGATCAAGTATTCTTCTAAAAAAGAAGAGCCCATTATTGAGATAGGATGCAAAGGATCGGAAGGAGAGAATACGTACTTCGTAAAAGATAACGGAGCGGGTTTTAATATGAAATACCAGGACAGACTTTTCGGAGTATTTCAAAGATTGCATGATAATAGAGATTTTGAAGGTGTAGGGATCGGACTTGCGATCGTTCAAAGGATCATTTTTAGACATGGAGGAAAAGTTTGGGCTGAAGGCGAAGTAGGCGAGGGGGCAACCTTCTTCTTTACACTTCCTCAGATCCAAGAAGTTTAA